The Acetivibrio saccincola genome window below encodes:
- a CDS encoding ABC transporter ATP-binding protein, with the protein MRLEIEGLSKSYKDKKALDSVNLFVSNGIYGLLGPNGAGKTTLMRILAGLITPDEGRVVFDGEDVLKNIDNFRYKIGYLPQEFGCYRSISVKECLDTIGVLKGIDASERKKQIEKILCEVNLSDEYKKKVGALSGGMRRRLGIAQAMLGNPSFIMVDEPTAGLDPEERIRFRGFIRKFATNRAILLSTHIIEDIKNNCDGLALINNGKIKQFNNFEELENMAKGKVWKMVVDSDDFHKIDGKYKILSTNTNANGLEIRIYSEVKPSEDAVAVEPTVEEGYLTWINA; encoded by the coding sequence ATGAGGTTAGAAATAGAGGGACTATCAAAAAGTTATAAAGATAAAAAAGCTCTTGATTCTGTTAATTTATTTGTTTCAAATGGAATCTATGGATTGTTAGGTCCTAACGGAGCAGGAAAAACAACTTTAATGAGAATTCTTGCAGGACTTATAACACCAGATGAAGGTAGAGTTGTTTTTGATGGGGAAGATGTTTTAAAGAATATTGATAATTTCAGATATAAAATTGGTTACTTGCCTCAAGAGTTTGGATGTTACAGAAGTATATCAGTAAAAGAATGTCTTGATACAATAGGTGTTTTAAAAGGAATAGACGCATCTGAAAGAAAAAAACAAATAGAAAAGATTCTTTGTGAAGTAAATTTAAGTGATGAATATAAGAAAAAAGTTGGGGCTCTTTCAGGTGGTATGAGAAGAAGGCTTGGAATTGCACAAGCTATGTTAGGAAATCCTTCATTTATAATGGTTGATGAACCTACAGCTGGGTTAGATCCAGAGGAACGTATTAGATTTAGAGGATTTATAAGAAAGTTTGCAACAAATAGAGCAATATTACTATCCACTCATATTATTGAGGACATTAAAAATAATTGTGATGGATTAGCATTAATAAATAATGGGAAAATTAAGCAATTCAATAATTTTGAAGAATTAGAGAACATGGCAAAGGGTAAGGTGTGGAAAATGGTTGTAGACAGTGACGATTTTCACAAAATAGATGGGAAATATAAAATATTGTCAACTAATACAAACGCTAATGGTTTGGAAATTAGGATTTATTCTGAAGTGAAACCGTCAGAAGATGCTGTGGCAGTTGAACCAACAGTGGAGGAGGGTTATTTGACATGGATAAACGCATAA